The stretch of DNA AGATATCCCAAGGATCCCTTCTCCTGGACGGAACAAAAACATGACGTAAGGGATAGTGGCGGAGATGCATAGTGAAAATTAATTCTAGCGGCCTGATCTAAAATCACCAGAAAAATTTCACCACTAGGACATGACTGGAAAAAAAAGGAACAGGTACACAAGATCTGTAAGGCTTATCGAATACCTGAGACGAGCGAGTTGAGCCAGTCGATGACCTCCTTCCTGGACTTCCAGCTGAGTTGGGTGATCTCCACCCGCACCGTCACCCCCATAGCCAACACTGAGTCACAGGTAATTCCCTCCTGGAGGAACCGCAGGAACTGCGGGTCCGCCGAGTACACCATGTTCCCGGGGGCTGGGTCCGGACAATACTTACCCACCACCGCCAGATCCCTCTCGCTCACACCGCCGCCCTGGGGTGGGGCGCGGCGGAGGTAGAAGCACTCCGTGTGGTGGTCGTCATCGTCCTCCAGCATGATCTCCTCCTCCCACCGGACCCACTCCCTCGCTGCCATCTTGGGGGATGAAAGGAAAGATCACCGTCGGCCTTCACCTGCCGGTGGAAGATAGCAACACGGGGAAGTGGCGGAGGGTGCTTCAGACGGGTGGGGATTGCGTGGGTTTTATAGGAGGGACTGCAGGTAGTTTCGCAGTGAGTGACCTCCAGTTCTGAGAATTTCCACTTCCGAGGGAATCTTGCCCAGAGGTGGAAAGTAGCAGTTTGGTCCTCCCTCGAAAAAAAGCTGTGGCAGTTTGGTCCTGATTCTATTGGGTAATCCTGTTCAAGGGCTGCGGCCGTTTTACATCCATGGTGAAAATGGTGAGCATGCTATGTGATTGGGAGGGGGGGGTGATATATTGGTACTCCAATGTCAAAAAACATTTTCTTTAAtgtttcaaaaaaataaaagaaattgTGAATGTTCACAATGAATGTAACTACAAGCACTAAAAGTTTCAGATCCAAACTCGAAACACACATCGAGAAACGAAAATGTGAAATCTAGCATGAATAGTGTAAAGAAGAGacaaaagcaacattgacacTATTCAGATATGAatttcttttttttgtttctcAATGTACATTTCGATTTTGGACATAAAATTTTTATGGGAGGTGTAGTGACATTCATTGTGAATATTCTCATTTTTTCGAATTTTTTTGTAATATTTAAAAATATTTTTTGACATTGGAGCACTGGAAGTACCCAAAGAGTACTGGGAGCACTGGATACTTTCCCGGAGGCAACAGCAACCATGGTATTTGAGCCGGGGGCTGATGCTGTATATGCATATGGCGCACGTGCAAACAGTTTCAGACATGTCTTACCCCTTTGTAGGAACATGATGTCAGAGGCGACGGGAAATGGCGACCATGATATTTAAGTGGGAAGGGAAGGGGATGGTATACGAGCGGGAAGCTGCAAGCATGAAATCTGAGTTGGGACTGATTTATAGGCACACGTCGCACGTGCTAGTGATTTCATGACCTGCCCCTTCCATCAGAGCAGTGGTACGTGAGGAGATGGGTGATGTTAATATATGGGCGAGAAATGACGAGCAGGATAGATTTACGAGCGGGAAAGGGCTAGCATgatttttttttgggggggggggggttgatgaCGCACGCATATGGGGTTTCAGAAAGGCCTTGCCCCTTTCATTGGAACATTGATATGTGTCTTTTGTTGGAACATTGATATGGGAGAGGAAGGAAAATGTTGGTATTTGGCGGGAAATAGCCAGAACGATATGTGAATGGGGGAGGAGAGAGGGTTTATATGGGCCGGAAACAACAAGCATAATATTTTAGCTGGGCGATGAAGTATGCTGCACATGCATGCGGTTTCAAACAGGCCTTGCCATTTGTTGGAACATGATATGCAAGGGAGGGCCGAGATGGGCCTTGGGCACCCATGGCCACAGATCGGGCGTCAGGAAGTTCTCTTACCCATCATATGCATAGAGACTTGCCCTGGCATGCCGTGAGAAATACTAGCCTAACCATTAATAACCTACGAATCCCTCAATCTATGTGAGCAATCACCCTTTTACCCGGTCCAAAATCAGCCTGCTAACTCTAGCGCATAGAGGAGCAAGCAGTGCGGGCGATGAGCTGATCAGCCAATTTACCGGACCAGACACTCGAACGACCCATTTTGGCTTGCTCGTTATGCCATAGAAGCGCGGCCGGGTCACACACGACATCTGATGTGCATTTGCCTCCGCGATGCCCCCGCTGATGCCAGAAAGGCTTGCTACTCGTCGAAGTGGTGAGGCGCTCCCCACTGGCTGGTCTCACAAGTGTTGTTCCTTTGTATCCACTGATAGCGTGTCACAAACTATTCACATGTTTAAGGTGATTTCCTATTTCGCAAGACCTCAGGGCCATTAGTTCCCCTTTCGTATGTCTCGGACAATTAGTTGGTGCATTTTATTATCAGTTTCATATTTAAATTATATAATGTTTCTTCAATCAAGCCTTATTTTTATGCGTTGGCATAGAATACGCTCTATGGTAGATATAAATGCTTAGTTTTT from Triticum urartu cultivar G1812 chromosome 3, Tu2.1, whole genome shotgun sequence encodes:
- the LOC125547805 gene encoding uncharacterized protein LOC125547805, with translation MAAREWVRWEEEIMLEDDDDHHTECFYLRRAPPQGGGVSERDLAVVGKYCPDPAPGNMVYSADPQFLRFLQEGITCDSVLAMGVTVRVEITQLSWKSRKEVIDWLNSLVSESSGQASNRGAANPVNSVPVQEIFKTNEQAPVPAIDEQQVIDLTMCDD